GAACACCGACCGACCACGCCTCTGCTTCCGCGTGTTATCGGACCCGATTCGCTTCGGCCCGctcggtcggtcggtcggtcggtcggtctTTCGCCGCTCGGGCCGCACACCTACAAAATCTCTTCGCACAGTGGGGTGGCAGTACCATCGCTCTACCAAAATTTAAGGATATAATCAGTAAATTGAGGGCCTTCACATTGTCTCATTGTTTTTTGCCTTCAACCATCAATGATTTCATCATTCTAAACAGTGCTCTGGAAAATTTGGAAGGCGAGAAACCAAATGGTCTCTAATGATGTATGCCTCTAACATGTGGACACAATCCGCTCAATTATTGATGAGCTCACAATTTGGTCTCACCGGCCAAAAACTTCTTCTCATCGGGGTCGCGCCGTCTTGTGGCGTGATCTTCTTCCTCCCCAACTGTCATAGTGGTTGatcattttttaaaataaataaatgaagtgTCACCTACCTCGCTGTGTAGTTCATTTGTTTTTCGTATGAATATCGGCGATCCACAGTTATGGAGGACGTGAGATACAAATCACTCATAGTTTGTCGGTTATCTTGTTGTATTGTTCAATTGTTGTTCATATGAATATGGGTAAGTATTTAAGGACGGAAGGGATAGGTCATATTTAGTCGTTTGGAAAAGAAAATCAGTGTAAGTCGATTCTGGTACATGATGCTTTTTTCCTCCCGGTTATCTTCCTCCTTGCACCCGAGCCGCCTTCCAAGACCTGCCTAACCGATGGCACCGCCCACCCCAAACCCCCGGACTCTGCATGAGCCGTCGTCGTCTGACCATCACTGTAATCCCTCGCTATGGCACCATCGACCACCTGCACACCCGCACGGGCCGCACAGTCAAGCCTTGGACTCATTTTCATGAGAACGTCACGACGGCGTCCTTGTCTCCAGCTTGCTCTTGGCTCGGCTTCGTCGGGGAGTCAGAGTTCCATGTGTGTGTCCTTATTCTCCTAGCAAAGTCGACTCATAGCCTGGCTATTTTCAGAgtataaaaaacgctcttatattatatcATGAGACGAAGGGAGTAGCAAACACGCAGAAAGAACGAAAGGCACATGCGCATACGGCAAGCAACTTCACTGTCACTCCTGAACTTCGTGATTACGATGTATTGATGCCACCCACCACTGCCTTAGAGGCACGCGTTAAGCTGAGAAGGCCGCATGTGTCCGGATGAGATCAATTAACAGTGGAACCGATGTGTGTAGCCACCACTTCATCTGGACCTTCAAGTACGCGCTCGGATGGTGATCGAGGCCAGAGTCAAGGTAGTAACATGCATTATCGGCCGTGATCAGAATCATACGTAATTATTAGGACACACACCAACTCAGTCGTGCCGGGCCACAAGACTGCGTACACGTCCACTTAATGCATACATCATACATGCACATATTGTCAACCAACCATCATGTCGCAAAGTGGTCGTCCGTTTGTGTCGGAGCTGTTCATCAGAGCTTCGCTGGAGTACCAGAAAAACATCACTAGAGAAGGTGTACATGGACCATGCCGTAAACTTCAGAACCGCTGTTGTGTCGATCTCCCAAACTTTTTGGCACAGTTAACTTCATCGTTTTACTGAGAGAGGAAAACGCCAGCGTGCGTACTTTCACCGGTAAAACACTGTATATACGGAGTACAAAGTACGTGCAGTGCTGGTGTTTCATGAGCCATAAACTCGACCGACCGCCCATCTATGCGGTACCGGTACGTAAGTACGTACTACAGTACGTACGTAGCAGTGCAAAGAGTCAGAGATATGATACTCCCTACTATGAGTAGCCTTAGCATGACTCAAGACACCCACTATTTCAACATGACGGGAAAGCATATAAATAGCATAAACATTGACTATGAAATATCACTAAAGCTTAAATTTCCCAATTCAATTTTCATGCCACAGACCACAAAGCCTGCAGTCTAAATGActcacaaataaataaataaataaatgattaATAATGAAAAAACAATTACAAAGACATGCATTGTTTTTTACATAGATCGATAGCTTATAGAGTATTTACAGTTAAATGTCAATCCTCCTACAAAATTAATTCCAAAACTCTAGTGCTAGTGTGGATTTTGTGCGGTCGTACTCTTTGTTCACAAAAAAGCGAGTCAGTGTTACTACACAAAATCTCATTTAATGACATCTCTCACAAAATAGTATCTACATTTTGAAAACCCTATGTTGTTGCTATACTTTAAAATTGATGAAATTAAGACGGCTGGTAGTTATTTTAGGTGACCCCATATTTTCTGAggaatatttaaaaattatttTGTCATTGTgagtttatttaattttctaaaatagaGTCTGATTTTTTACATGAACTTCCCTGGTCATTGTACTCGAAATATGACCATGTTAGTGGAAAGAAAACACTCAAATGTAGAGCATACATGTTTTAATGCTTGAGCGTCGTGTAGAGCTTTGAGACTAAATGATAACTGTCACACCTCAGGTGCATGGCTCTCCGGCCCTGGCGTTTTTCGATGGCAATTCCTATCATGCAAGGATGTCCATTTTCAGTGACACATGACAAGTTTTTATCAAAAATAAACTGAAGCACGAAAGTTGCCATGGTTTTTGAAAAGTTTGGTGACGCAAGCATGGCAACTTTCATGCTCCAGtttattttttacaaaaacttGCCATGTGTCACTGAAAATTGGCAGTCTTGCAAGACTGGAATTGCCATTGAAAAACGTATGGGTGGGAGCGCCACGCACCTGatgtgtggcacttatcatttgagTAGATTTTAATCACAACTAGTAGCCACTTATCTGCCTGTATTGTTCTCATTAATAGCTTAAAGTATTTATTTTTAATTCATTTTCTTGAAAGAAACAAGTTTTATTTTGTTGGTGTTGTTGTGATGGCCAAAAGCCATATAGTACTATCAACTCCAAGCCTTAGAAAACACCCCTGAAAATAAATACAAACACGACCAAGTGGAATTTGGGCGACGATGTGCTGTGAACCTAACTCGATGTCGCACCTGCTTTGTATTGCCGTAGTCAGGAAGTCGTTGTAACTTGTAACCATGCTTATGAAGTCTCCATATGTTGCTAGAAGACGCCGGCGATGATGAATTGAAGCATGGACCATCAACCAACCAGCAGAAGGCGAATGCTGGACGAGGCCACGAATCACAGGTGGATGCACCGCGATCGGCGACTCTGCTCTACATCTTGATGGGTTGTGTACGTGAAAACCAACCCTCACGTGCCCTGAAGTGATGCCGGAAAACCAGCGTCAGCGTGACGGGACGGAGCCGGAGGTATACAAAAGAAGCGAGAGGTGGGTGCACATACGGCAAAGCACCTTAATTTAGTGTCGCTCCTAGGCTATGGGATTACGATAAGTTTTCGTTTTTCTTCTTGGCGGGAAAACGCGTTTTGTATGGTGTTGCAGTAGTACCACGCGTCAATTAAGCtgcgaaccaatctgtggttggatggttagaagaaCAGTGATATCCCCAACCCATCAAGGTTCAAGTCTtgatgctcgcattatttctggatttatttcaggatttccggcgatgcgttttcagtgggaggagacgttcccgtcgacgacgaggtgccttcggtgacttcgtaaatttcaagatgacatgCCAATTCAATCTCACGGAGGTGCTCATAGAGAtagagtgtgcgtgtgtgtgttcataggggtgagtgtatgcgcgtatgtatgaatgcttgcgtctgtactgatgttaaaaaaagaCCCACGCGTCAATTAAGCTTACAAGGCTGCAGCGTCCGGCTGAAATTTGTGGGGTGAAGTAGCTTATATATAGGCTAGTTAGCACTTATCAGACCACTTGATTTGGACCTTCAAGTACGCCTTTGAAATTTGGATGGTGACGACGCGATCGAGGCCAGAGAGTCAAGGTGGTAGTAACATGCATTATCGGCCGTGATCAGAATCGTGTGTAATTAGgacagttttttttttttgcaaacaatTAGGACAGTTGTTAGGACACGCACCAACGCCAGGGCACGCGTACAAGTCCGACGCCTACATGCATGCATATCTTTacctctttatctttacctaataataataaaGAGAATTGGATTTCTGTCGTCCGTCATATAAATTGCCTTGAAGTTGTCCCAATTTACCCACCATGCCAACGATAAGTAAAGAAAACgattcgttttaaaaaaaaatcaccGTCCAATTTAGTTGTTATAGGGCGGTCAATACAATTATATAACACTTGCCGGAAGCCAGCGCAGTGGCTAGAGCCAAAGCCGCCCGCACGGGAGACCAGGCTTCGATCCCTGGTCGTGCCATACCCTTTTTCTCCCTCCCCTTTTCTGCAATATATAtagcaggccataatgggccggcccgtagTGACGCCCctgtttttcttttgcttttttcctttctcattttttttctgtttttctttctttaaaTTACTCTGggatttccagaaaaaaaatcaaaaaagttgCGAGTACTGAGAAAATATATAGATacatcataaaatgtttgtgaattcaaaaaacacTTGATAAATCATAAAAAAATCGTGATTTAAAAACAAAACTGTTCGCATATTTAAAAAAATCGTGATTtaaaaaacaataaaataaaaattcATGATTTATAAAAATATgatcgtgtattcaaaacatatttgggaatttgaaaacaatgtccatgaaattttagaaaatgttcacaaaaattaaaacTGATTCTTAAGTAACAAACAAAACAAACCATCGCTTAGGCAGAGGTTTTATTAGGGGTTCTGTAGAGGTTTTATTAGGggatcataaaatgttcatgattgaAAAAATTGTTTGCATATTATAGAAAAATCATGATTTTAAAAAcaatgaaataaaaaatgttcatgatttctaaaAATATAACCGTGTATTCAACACATATTCGGGAATTTTAAAACAATGTCGCGAGCCCAACAAAGTTGACACATCTTGCTATGGGTTACTTTTTGTAAactatatgaaaatgacaaaatgtCCGTTTTGCCTCCGTACACAACTATTCTCGTACCAAAGTTCTACTGGTTCTGGAAAACATCGCTACGCTAGGTCAATGTGAGACACATCATGCATTAGTCTAACTAAGGCAGGGGTCCAACAATGTAGTTTGCTCAACCAAAAAATTATTTCGTTGTGGCACCTTAGGAAATTAAGTCGTGATGAGACCATCACATTTTCATCATAACATCACTTGGACATAGTTTGTGAAATGACATATTGAAAATCCTTATCTCATCCTGGCATTTGATTTAGATCTTTTTATCTCTATTATATCTATATAATCTGATTGTTTttctcccggtgcaacgcacgggcatacaATAGTCAACCAACCATCAAAGTTGCAAAGTGGTTGTGATCCGTTTGTGTCAGATCTGTTCATCAGAGCTTTGCTGGAGTACCAGAAAAACATCACTAGAGAAGGTGTACATGGACCATGCCGTAAACTTCAGAACCGCTGTTCCATCTCCCACACTTTTGGCACGGTTAACTTCATCGTTTTACCGTGGGAGGAAAAGACCAGGGTATATACGGAGTACAAAGTACGTGCGATGTTGGTTTCATGAGCCATAAACTCGACGGATCGCCCATCTACGCAGTACCGGTACGTAAGTACGTACTGGAGTACGTAGCAGTGCATGGAGTCAGAGATGTGGAGATCGATGGGCAAACGACGCGACATGCAGCGAGGTAGCGCATCATTGCACGCACGCTACACGGTTATTTTGTGAGGACCGGCAGCACACATAAAAATGGACAAAGGATGAACCTCTGCTACTACATCGTGAGTTGTAACCTGGCTCTCAGTGCGTGCATATGTAGGCGGGTACGTGACCCCCCAACGTGCGTGCGCACGTACACGTACACGCGTACTTGGCTTTGATCCCTGTGCTGGCCGGGCTAGCCAGCCAGCGCTCCGGCCTGTCCCGCGCACGCGCGTACGTCCATTGCTCACGGTCGACCGGCGCGGTACGTACGCACGCAACTACGCGCCGTGCTTGCATGCATGCAGCAGCATGGGTTGGAGCGTACGTACGTGCGTGTCGTGTTGGGTTGAAAAGGTCCATGGAGAGATTAAGTAAAGCCATCCATAGTGGTAGGTATGGCACATCACTACATCTAACGTGCTAACATGCATGCAGAGCGCTCAGCTATTGGAGTTAGCTAGGCCCTGTACGTGCATGTACATATTAAAGTTGGCTATAATAATATTTAGAAGAAAACAAGACCATCCCGGACTAGCCTCTAGAGGCATATATTTCTATAGAAGAAAATCTTTGAGCGCCACGCGTGAATCAAGGCTAGATCTTGCGGGTGAGCTAGCTGCACTCCTTGTGGGTCTAGCCAATAGGGTGACACCCCGTGTTTTTGAAGTGTAAGTGATAGTGGAGATGTTCAAGTCGACACGCATGAACATATGCTTCCAAGGTGAGAACGGTTAAGGCGATGTGAGAAGTCTAAAAGCATATGCACAACTATATACCACGTCTTATATGCACATCTAGATTTCAAATGCAATGGAATAAGTTTTGTGGCATGTGAAAAAAAAACAATTTTCTTGCTTAAAAACAGCCTCTTTAGTGCATCCAGTTTTGTTTTTTCTATAGCACAACATATGTCATTATTTTTATGAAAACTTGCACTTGGATGGTAGACATGAATATGTATATTGTCAACAAATATTCAAACCTCTTTGAATTTGATATATGATTTTAGTGTGCATGGAGTAGCATATATATGCTCTCGGGAGCCAAACCGTCTACTATTTTTTTGAaaatggaggcaaaagatttggATCGGTGTCATCTATTTCCCTGGTAATGAGCTGAAAAGGAGACTGTCGCCGCTGAGAACGAGACGACACTGGTTGTGGTTCTTCTCCAGCATAAGCTAGCTGCTGGAACCGTTGAGTTCAAGTCCGAAAAAGGATCGTATCAAAAAGGGCCAAACAAGCCAAACTTGGCACAAAGCGCGAGCTTTAACCCTCAATGCTCAGTGTCTTTACCATCAAGTCAAGTGCCTTGCCTCGCCGACTCCGACTCCACATCTTAGCATCAGCGACATCCCAAAAGTTGTACCGCTGTAACAACCCGTGCCAACCCAAACCATCAGACCCAATGCTCCGCCGCATATTGCGAGGCAAAATTGCCACAACGCGGTCTTTGGACAGCCCCGACTTCACAGACCGCAAGTCTCAGAGAGACACCAAGCCATTGCGCGACCATGCATGGTGTGTCATCGTGGTCACTTGCCATAGCTCCACAAACCACTGCTTCGACTTGACAGCAACACGCCTCATCGAAGCACGACACGCCCATGTAGGAGGTGGTCGTCGTTGCCACCTAAGAAGCACACCGCGTCGACAACAACTCCACTGGCCATGCCCGACCACGGGGAAAACTCCGGCTGGACATCTTATGTAAAACCCCGGTCTCCTCCGCAAACGTAATGACGTAAAGTGTGTGTTCTAATTGCTCATTGACAACACATGTCATCTCTTTTTTTTTGAATGCCATTATGGCGACAACACATGGCATCTTAATTTCTGAACGCGTAGTATATGCCATATGTTCTGGTGTCCATGTACAACGGAGCCATGCATGATAATTGCTTTGTTCGTGGACGGGAatcgcatgcatgcatggatgcatgctACAGTGCCGGACCGCGGCAGTTGAGGGAGAGCGCGCGCCCACGGTACGGTACGTACCGCGATCCATGCAAGCGCGTAGTGTCTCTGGACGGCACGGCACGGTACGTACTTTGGAGCTGGTCGTGACAGCTTCATGGCCATGAATGGAGAAGAAAAGACGAGTGAACGGCGGATCAACAGGGCTGCGCTGGGTTAGTTGGACTGGACGACTGCTAAGGAATGACAGCTAACTACGAGCACTAAAGAAGAGATAATCCGTAGGGCCAACCTAGCTATATTACAGTAGATGTGAGTGACGATCGATTATGATCGTACTATGTGCtatttaggccttgtacaatgcaagatgcttaaggatggtgcttagaaaaataaactatATTTTTTTTAAGCACCGGTGTCTAAGAAAAATCTCTCTAAACaccctttggtttggaggaattttatAGAAATTTCATAGAAtaggatttttataggaaaaattTTCTATAGagctctttggtttgtaggaatgaaatccTATTCCTACGGCGAAAATCTTCCTATCCTCCATATTTCAtaagaaaataaacattagcctagactcaatggaaaaaatcctatgatgtgaaacAAAGGACATCTTCTCTcatattcctactcataggatttgagatgcatgtcatcttatttcctatgactttcctattcctataattttcctaccctatgaaccaaaggaggcctagcATTGTACAAGGTCTTAGGGTGTGATGCATACAGACGTGAAGTCGTTCCCAAATTAAAAGCAAACTAATTAATTGGTCTGGCATCATCGACGGTAATACGGCCGACGCGCTGCGTTGCCATGCCGGGTACGTACTCGCGATATTTGCAGCCAATGGCTGGGCTGGTACCTACGTACGGGTAGGCTACAGCGCGGTGGTATATATACGGTACCGCCCACTGCTCACAAGTCACAGGCAAGTGATGATGGTCGTGACTCGCacaggccggccggccggccgcggATGGGAGCAGCTTTTCTAGAGAGCAGTAGACTGGTTGGGTTGTTGGTCCGAATTCAACGTTACCCCGTCAGTCAGTCAGTACGTACTTCCGGCGGCCTGACACTGACAGAGCGGTGTGCAATGACGACGGCCCGGCCGGCCGTATGTCTGTCAGAGCCGCTCGCTCTCATAGCTGGACAGCGTACTGTAGTACGTAGCAGTAGCTTCTTTTCCGGCCTCTCTCTCAGAACGACATGACAAAGCTCGAGTCCACAGGGTCGCGTCGGTAGAGACTCCGGAGCCCAGAGGCGTGCATCGAGATCGATCGATGCAGTTGACGATCCGAGAAAAGTCATGGAAGGGCAGCAAAGCATGCAGGAAAAGCTAGAAAGACAAGCTATCCATGGCATGCAATGCTGCAAAGCAAGGGCATGTAGATCCCACCCGGAAAGGGCACACCCGAGTCCATAACCATGCCGATCGGACAGCCGGAATTGGTGATCGTTCGGAGTTCAGCGAGAGAGCGATCGGTCCATGCAGTTAAAGGGCGAGACTTTAGCATGCATACAGCGTCGAGGGCCGGCCCGGTAATCATATGTGGCTGCAGGTGCCAGCGCAACAGCACAGCCGCGTCCCGTCTCGTCTCTCCCCCCGCCCTGCCGCCGTCCACGGCCGGAAGGACCACCGGCGCCGCCCGTGGTTGCGCCCATCCACGCATCCATGCATGGGTCACCACGCACTGTGCAAGCATGTTCGCGAGGTCATGGAGCACGCAGTACCACGCTCTTAATTGCCGTTCACAAATTTCCCTAATTTTGTTGCTCATCTTCACATAGACTCTGTCTGAGCTTCAAATTTTGGTAACGCGGGTTGGGTGTGACTTTTGGCAGCGGATCGCACGAACATAGCACCCAATGCGCGCTGCCCTATCCTCCTACATCACGTATGCATGCACGTACACGTACTGCCTAGCGAATGGTGATGGGGCATATAGTCTTAtcggccatgcatgcatgcatgcagtacGTGCGCAGGGCCAGGCGGGCAGCTGCGGTACACTGCCGATCGGTTTGCGTGAGTGTACTTGGAGGGTGACGAGATGGTTAGCCTTCAATGAGCGCCCCGGCTCCTACGTACTTCGGTCCCCCGGCGGGGCCTGTCCCCTCCGCCCGCCCGGCCTGCAGACGCCCGGCCGTCTCTCCATGTCGTCGTCTCGCCATAAAACCACCCGCCCCCTTGCCCTCTTCCAGCACACAAAGTCACAGACTCAACGCCGGTCACTGTTCAGGAAGCTAGCTAGCCAGCCAGCTCTCCGCCATGGCCGCGCCGCATGGCACCGTGCTCGGGGGCGCCGACTCGTTCCCGCAGCTCCCGCTCGTCGTCCGCCCCGCCGGTCAGCCTCCGGCCGACGCCACCATCCGCCTCTTCGGCTGCGACTTCTCCAacgacgccgccgctgccgccgaccaGCTGCCCCCCAAGGCGGAGGCGGCGGTCGGGGAGGGGGAGACCCGCAAGTTCGAGTGCCACTACTGCTGCCGCAACTTCCCGACGTCGCAGGCGCTGGGGGGGCACCAGAACGCGCACAAGCGGGAGCGGCAGCACGCGCGCCGGGCGCACCTCGaggcctccctcgccgccgcctacCTCCCGGCCGGCACGCACGTCTACGGCGCCCTGTTCGGCGGCTACGGCCACCACCAGGCCGCTCCCATGCCGCCGCCGCAGTACCCGGTGTGGCCGGGCATGTACGGCGGCGTGGCGCGATCCGCGGCGTACGGCGGCATGCCCGTGCCGGGGATGGGGTGGAGGCCGACGCCAGTGGGTGCTGGTGCTTTTGGTGCCGCCGGCCGGCACGATgaagcgacggcggcggcggctgctgggaCCGGAGAGGTGGCCGGTAAGGATGGGAATAATGTGGCGATGAGCGTGGTGACGTCGCTGCCGTCGTGCCTCACCGGCGGGTCGCCCACGGAGATCGGTAGGTCCGAAATGATGGGGCAGAAGGAGGGCGTTGTAAGCCTGGACCTCTGCCTGTAGTCCGTTGCAATTGTTGTCGACCTAGGTGGTATCTTTACCTTAATTGTTCAGGTCAATCACCCTGTTTAGTCTTATATAATTACTGTTATCATCTGTAATCGACGGCGTTCATTTGTTTTTTTTATAAAATTAGAATGCAAGTTAAGTTGGCATGCATTTTGAATAATGTGTACTTCTCTCCATTTTCTTTAGCTTGGTCATGAGCGATTCAGTGCCTAAGACTCTGCTAGCAAGTTCGGTTCCAGATGATTTCGTAGTTTCAAACTTCACAAAAGTTTGGCATGACTGCTTTTTTTTTTCTTGAGCGGGCATTTTTATTAGGAGAGAAAGCCCAAAATGATTGTACAATCATGATTACGCAATTGAAAACTGTATTGCTAGTCAAGACAGTGACTGGTTCAGTCGACTTGGAATGTCTCCGTCAACCAATGATAGCTGTTCCATCACTGCTAATATCCTCTCATTAAAGATAATTATTCAGAGTCCTCACCTGTTGGAAAAAGTTTAAAGTCGGTCTAGTCGTCCGGATGTATATAGCAAAACTGGGTTCAGCATTCATACGCGA
The sequence above is drawn from the Triticum aestivum cultivar Chinese Spring chromosome 7A, IWGSC CS RefSeq v2.1, whole genome shotgun sequence genome and encodes:
- the LOC123151229 gene encoding zinc finger protein 8-like, with product MAAPHGTVLGGADSFPQLPLVVRPAGQPPADATIRLFGCDFSNDAAAAADQLPPKAEAAVGEGETRKFECHYCCRNFPTSQALGGHQNAHKRERQHARRAHLEASLAAAYLPAGTHVYGALFGGYGHHQAAPMPPPQYPVWPGMYGGVARSAAYGGMPVPGMGWRPTPVGAGAFGAAGRHDEATAAAAAGTGEVAGKDGNNVAMSVVTSLPSCLTGGSPTEIGRSEMMGQKEGVVSLDLCL